A genomic region of Alistipes megaguti contains the following coding sequences:
- a CDS encoding M23 family metallopeptidase, translating to MKYTEEMILQSDSGYCMPFEEQQGKDVELSLGYGEQTDPATGEKFFHHGIDFNVRCYMLSALASGIVSGVGNDSGHGICQTIRYGEYEVTYGNLSNVFAQFGQRVKAGQTVALSGDKLHMTVRFKGEELNPLEFLTMLYGNIQAMRQAGGHETDYLSGLEMELKTDYERDKREIEELMLHFLPHYMEDLRHGAYTLPRNTEQSLRHIFTVGAMKEYFYENMPSMANPLGLGHKAMPLACKVQNLLIADFLHYLALRHDVYLSTASSDIKKNSMTKP from the coding sequence ATGAAATATACAGAAGAAATGATCCTGCAATCCGATAGCGGTTATTGTATGCCTTTCGAGGAACAGCAGGGCAAAGACGTGGAGCTGTCGCTCGGCTACGGCGAACAGACCGACCCGGCGACGGGCGAGAAATTCTTTCATCACGGCATTGACTTCAACGTGCGGTGCTATATGCTTTCTGCCCTCGCCAGCGGCATTGTGTCGGGCGTGGGCAACGATTCCGGACACGGCATCTGCCAGACCATCCGCTACGGGGAGTATGAGGTGACATACGGAAATCTGTCCAATGTCTTCGCTCAATTCGGACAGCGTGTAAAGGCCGGACAGACGGTAGCTTTGAGCGGTGACAAACTGCACATGACCGTCCGCTTCAAGGGCGAGGAACTGAACCCGCTGGAGTTCCTGACGATGCTGTACGGGAACATACAGGCAATGCGTCAGGCCGGCGGACACGAGACAGACTATTTATCCGGCTTGGAGATGGAACTGAAAACCGATTATGAACGGGACAAAAGGGAGATAGAGGAACTGATGCTGCACTTCCTGCCGCACTATATGGAGGATTTGCGGCATGGAGCATACACCTTGCCCCGGAATACGGAGCAGTCGCTACGCCACATCTTCACGGTGGGCGCGATGAAGGAGTATTTCTACGAGAATATGCCGAGCATGGCCAATCCGCTCGGACTGGGACACAAGGCCATGCCGCTGGCCTGCAAGGTGCAGAACCTCCTTATTGCGGATTTCCTGCATTACCTCGCCCTGCGGCATGATGTGTACCTCTCCACTGCGAGCAGCGACATAAAAAAAAACTCCATGACGAAGCCCTGA
- a CDS encoding ParA family protein, with product MTKIIAVLNHKGGVGKTTTTINLAAALQQKKKRVLLIDMDGQANLTESCGLSIEEERTVYGAMKGEYTLPVFELENGLSVVPSCLDLSATESELINEPGRELILKGLIAKLLETRKFDYILIDCPPSLGLLTLNALTSADFLIIPVQAQFLAMRGMAKITNVVGIVKERLNPNLNIGGIVITQFDKRKTLNKSVAELISESFCDKVFKTVIRDNVSLAEAPIKGMNIFEYNKNSNGAKDYMELAKEVLKLK from the coding sequence ATGACAAAAATAATCGCAGTTTTGAACCACAAGGGCGGTGTCGGAAAGACAACTACCACCATCAATCTTGCTGCCGCATTGCAGCAGAAGAAAAAGCGTGTACTGCTCATCGACATGGACGGTCAGGCAAACCTCACGGAATCCTGCGGTCTCTCCATCGAAGAGGAACGGACGGTGTACGGAGCGATGAAAGGCGAATATACCTTACCGGTATTCGAGTTGGAAAACGGTCTTTCCGTTGTACCGTCCTGCCTCGATTTGTCGGCGACAGAATCCGAGCTTATCAACGAGCCGGGGCGGGAATTAATACTAAAAGGGCTGATTGCAAAATTGCTTGAAACCCGTAAATTCGACTATATCCTGATTGACTGTCCGCCCTCGCTGGGTTTGCTGACACTGAACGCCCTCACATCGGCGGATTTCCTGATTATCCCGGTACAGGCGCAGTTCCTCGCCATGCGCGGAATGGCAAAGATTACAAATGTGGTCGGGATTGTCAAGGAACGTTTGAACCCAAACCTAAATATCGGCGGCATTGTCATCACCCAGTTTGACAAGCGCAAGACGCTCAACAAAAGTGTGGCGGAACTAATCAGCGAATCGTTCTGCGACAAGGTATTCAAGACCGTCATCCGGGACAATGTATCATTGGCCGAAGCTCCGATAAAAGGCATGAATATCTTTGAGTATAACAAGAACAGCAACGGGGCAAAGGACTACATGGAGTTAGCAAAAGAAGTGTTGAAATTAAAATAA
- a CDS encoding PH domain-containing protein has protein sequence MMTDAPTGHFQSIVLQPHAGQFVIDELPAIVLCCAAWVYGGMEGLPLTALAVSVAALLSLALLYRFIYLRRTRYHIGSEQLISRHGVLSRKTDYMEQYRIVDFVEHQSLMQQLCGLKTVRIFSMDRNTPRLDLVGIRHNFDVVTLIRERVEYNKRKKGIYEITNH, from the coding sequence ATGATGACCGATGCACCCACAGGACATTTCCAAAGCATCGTGCTGCAACCGCACGCCGGACAGTTCGTCATCGACGAGCTGCCCGCAATCGTATTGTGCTGTGCAGCATGGGTGTACGGTGGCATGGAGGGACTGCCTCTGACAGCTCTTGCCGTATCGGTTGCCGCATTGCTTTCTTTGGCATTGCTGTACCGTTTCATCTATCTGCGCCGGACACGCTACCACATCGGTAGCGAGCAGCTTATCAGCAGGCATGGGGTGCTGTCCCGGAAGACGGACTACATGGAACAATATCGTATCGTGGACTTTGTGGAACACCAAAGCCTCATGCAGCAGCTTTGCGGCCTAAAGACGGTACGCATCTTCTCGATGGACAGGAATACACCCCGGCTTGATTTGGTAGGCATCAGACACAACTTCGATGTGGTAACGCTTATCCGGGAACGGGTCGAGTATAACAAACGAAAAAAGGGAATATATGAAATCACGAATCATTAG
- a CDS encoding toprim domain-containing protein, with the protein MREGELTYDDFLRRLNIQDVLIDAGYHLNRRDGLRYPSYVRLDSEGRRIRNDKFIVTQQGKCCFKPQQQKSYNIISFIKEHPHFFAEYHAGVSPDRLVNLVCNRLLNHPVADRDTRIIQPKRDVKPFDMADYDIHQFNPQDRATQKKFYPFFKHRGIDLYTQYAFHRNFCLATKHREDGMKYTNLAFPLTVPKDTGQVVGLEERGRPRMDGSGSYKGKAEGSNSSQGLWIASPAKTTLTEAKHIYWFESAYDAMAYYQLHQANDKDLRKAVFISTGGNPTVEQMRGVLTLSLPAKQHICFDTDLAGIEFAKNLQQEMYRAVRSTIEETPERKPYLDSVADGKNLDEGDIDLLPDALRSSYGKYESAWEEAMSMRSSGLCHPDDIREQTDIMNGNYKEFREGLREFLGLDKANDASFVREQPTYPNKDWNEQLLAGQKQEETVDETQAREQSPEEEQQTHFRR; encoded by the coding sequence ATGAGAGAGGGCGAACTGACTTATGACGATTTTCTGCGCAGGCTGAACATTCAGGACGTGCTTATCGACGCGGGCTATCACCTGAACCGGCGTGACGGCCTGCGCTATCCCTCGTATGTCCGGTTGGACAGCGAGGGGCGGCGCATCCGCAACGACAAATTCATTGTCACGCAGCAAGGGAAATGTTGTTTCAAACCGCAACAGCAGAAGTCGTATAACATCATTTCCTTTATCAAGGAGCATCCGCATTTTTTCGCGGAATACCATGCCGGTGTGTCTCCCGACCGACTGGTAAACCTTGTCTGCAACCGGTTGCTGAACCATCCCGTCGCTGACCGGGATACCCGGATTATCCAGCCTAAACGGGATGTGAAGCCGTTTGACATGGCGGATTACGACATTCACCAGTTCAATCCGCAGGATCGGGCGACACAAAAGAAGTTCTATCCGTTCTTCAAGCATCGGGGCATCGACCTTTACACGCAATACGCCTTCCACCGGAACTTTTGTCTGGCGACGAAACACCGTGAGGACGGCATGAAATACACCAACCTCGCCTTTCCGCTGACCGTTCCGAAAGATACGGGACAGGTTGTCGGTCTGGAAGAGCGAGGGCGCCCTCGCATGGATGGCAGCGGCAGTTATAAAGGGAAGGCGGAAGGGAGCAATTCGAGCCAAGGGCTATGGATTGCCAGCCCAGCCAAAACTACGCTTACCGAAGCCAAGCATATCTACTGGTTCGAGAGTGCATACGACGCGATGGCCTATTACCAGCTTCATCAGGCCAACGACAAGGATTTGCGGAAAGCGGTCTTCATATCTACCGGCGGTAACCCGACGGTGGAACAGATGCGGGGTGTCCTCACGCTCTCGCTTCCTGCCAAGCAACACATCTGTTTCGATACCGACCTTGCGGGAATCGAGTTTGCCAAGAACCTGCAACAGGAGATGTACCGGGCTGTCCGTTCCACCATCGAGGAGACACCGGAGCGGAAGCCTTATCTGGATTCCGTCGCTGACGGCAAGAACCTCGATGAAGGAGACATAGACCTGCTGCCCGACGCTTTGCGGTCGAGCTACGGGAAATATGAATCCGCATGGGAAGAAGCCATGTCGATGCGTTCGAGCGGCCTGTGCCATCCGGACGACATACGGGAACAGACGGATATCATGAACGGAAATTACAAGGAGTTCCGTGAAGGATTGCGGGAGTTCCTCGGTCTGGACAAGGCGAATGACGCCTCTTTTGTCCGTGAACAGCCTACCTATCCCAACAAGGACTGGAACGAACAGCTTTTGGCCGGGCAGAAACAGGAAGAGACGGTCGATGAGACACAGGCGAGAGAACAGTCACCGGAAGAGGAACAACAAACACACTTTCGCCGATGA
- a CDS encoding M23 family metallopeptidase: MRKILLIAISGISFCTMPVQAQFNTIAKTPERYKVEALQEGMKKPEPTPESMAPAQETSTKPADESKKLWIDRYLSVSYPLQRIRITSPYGYRKDPFTGKRKFHGGIDLHARGEQVLAMMEGVVVKVGQDKTSGKYVTLRHGNYTVSYCHLSRVLAAKGTVVRPRDAVGITGSTGRSTGEHLHVTCKLNGKNINPSVLFDYIKSMQQECVSALAGLL, from the coding sequence ATGAGAAAAATTCTACTGATAGCAATATCGGGTATTTCATTCTGCACGATGCCCGTTCAGGCGCAGTTCAACACGATTGCCAAGACACCAGAAAGATACAAGGTAGAAGCCTTGCAGGAGGGTATGAAAAAGCCGGAGCCGACACCCGAAAGCATGGCTCCTGCACAGGAGACTTCGACAAAACCTGCCGATGAAAGTAAGAAGTTGTGGATTGACCGTTATCTCAGTGTGTCTTATCCATTGCAGCGCATCAGAATTACATCGCCATACGGCTACCGGAAAGACCCGTTTACCGGGAAGAGGAAGTTTCACGGGGGTATCGACCTGCACGCACGGGGCGAGCAGGTATTGGCCATGATGGAGGGGGTGGTCGTCAAAGTGGGACAAGACAAGACGTCCGGCAAGTATGTGACACTGCGGCACGGAAATTACACCGTCAGCTATTGCCACCTTTCACGGGTGCTGGCCGCCAAGGGTACGGTAGTCCGTCCCCGCGATGCCGTCGGTATTACCGGCTCGACCGGACGAAGTACAGGCGAGCACTTGCACGTCACCTGCAAGCTAAATGGCAAGAATATCAATCCCTCGGTTCTCTTCGATTACATCAAATCCATGCAGCAGGAGTGTGTGTCGGCATTAGCTGGACTGTTATAG
- a CDS encoding ATP-binding protein — translation MIEKTAWDVRKYPEKFAVYRILCNFAVVFQNCINSMEAKYIHRELSAVIEEAYRYFSVITVTGPRQSGKTTLLRNLFSYLPYYSLENLDVRSFAENDPVAFLNQHTEGMILDEVHNAPNLLSYIQGMVDNDADRRFILSGSSQFAMLKKVTQSLAGRTAVFELLPLSYSEIREQITDTPLDNLLFNGFYPAIYSGRNIPKFLYPAYMKTYLDKDVRDLLQIKDMMQFHTFIRLCAGRIGSLFKASELANEIGVSSHTVTAWLSVLQASYIVFLLPPYFENTRKRLTKTPKLYFTDTGLACHLLGIESPEQLARDKMRGALFENFIVTEALKRRYNQGKESNLYFYRDSNQNEVDLLLKKHSGLYGIEIKSAMTYHADFEKALKQMDGWVKETILGKAVAYAGTLENTAGEIKLLNYSHLDEVLA, via the coding sequence ATGATAGAAAAAACGGCTTGGGATGTGAGAAAATACCCTGAAAAATTTGCGGTGTATCGTATTTTATGTAATTTTGCAGTTGTATTTCAAAATTGCATAAACAGTATGGAGGCAAAATATATCCACAGGGAGCTATCCGCCGTGATAGAAGAGGCTTACCGCTATTTTTCAGTCATTACGGTAACAGGACCGCGCCAGTCCGGAAAGACGACGCTGCTCCGCAACTTGTTCTCATACCTACCGTATTACTCGTTGGAAAATCTTGATGTCCGGAGTTTCGCCGAAAACGACCCGGTCGCTTTTCTGAACCAGCACACGGAGGGCATGATTCTTGACGAGGTACACAACGCTCCGAACCTGCTGTCGTATATTCAGGGTATGGTGGACAATGATGCCGACCGGCGGTTTATCCTTTCGGGCAGTTCGCAGTTTGCCATGCTGAAAAAGGTTACACAGTCTTTGGCAGGACGTACCGCCGTTTTCGAGTTGCTCCCCCTGTCATACTCCGAAATACGGGAGCAGATCACCGATACGCCTCTTGACAACCTGCTGTTTAACGGGTTTTACCCTGCCATTTATTCGGGCCGTAACATACCCAAATTTCTTTATCCGGCGTACATGAAAACCTATCTGGACAAGGACGTGCGCGACCTGCTACAAATCAAGGACATGATGCAGTTCCACACATTCATCAGGCTTTGCGCCGGACGTATCGGATCGCTGTTCAAAGCCTCTGAACTGGCCAACGAAATCGGTGTCAGTTCACATACCGTTACGGCATGGCTGTCCGTCTTACAGGCATCTTATATTGTTTTCCTGCTACCTCCCTATTTCGAGAACACACGCAAACGGCTGACTAAAACTCCCAAGCTCTATTTTACGGATACAGGGCTTGCCTGTCACCTGCTCGGCATCGAATCGCCGGAACAGCTTGCACGGGACAAGATGCGTGGGGCGTTGTTCGAGAACTTCATCGTAACGGAAGCCTTGAAGCGGCGGTATAACCAAGGCAAGGAAAGCAACCTCTATTTTTACAGGGATTCGAACCAGAACGAGGTCGATTTGCTGTTGAAAAAACATTCGGGGCTATACGGTATTGAAATCAAGTCGGCGATGACCTACCATGCGGACTTCGAGAAGGCGTTGAAACAAATGGACGGCTGGGTCAAAGAAACCATACTGGGTAAGGCGGTGGCCTATGCGGGTACACTCGAAAATACTGCTGGAGAAATCAAACTTCTGAATTACAGTCACCTGGATGAGGTGTTGGCTTAA
- a CDS encoding zincin-like metallopeptidase domain-containing protein: protein MKEKSQIEKKAEEKQTELLSAALGGASNAGGHWLNVSGKGFPRLYPQGVSASPFNALFMALHSDNNGCKTNLFTLYSETKARGAAVREHEQGVPFLFYNWNKYVNRNNPNETIDRTAYLQLDEEQKAQFKGVHNREIRTLFNIDQTTLPYVDKPAYEDAVKQDGSVQERGYAEADNRRLRTRFNDFLLKMRDNLVPVRSDGSGVPHYETDKDAVYMPRQKDFEHYHDYVQEALRQIVSATGHQQRLAREGMVMKNGVAPSEDAVKYERLVVELASGIKMLELGLPARLSDASLKTVDYWCREFKENPCIMDALESDVNNALDVIRKAERGEKIEYATLRNRRQTTTMQEQMPKHYFVANEIRQHPDKAAKSIVLVIDREAKSADVILPAGASTEANNEIPGMNKGRIERALQKEGIEQVRFYNTDGALGYRPDDSYFNEKMVTLARLRNYTLEKLSTLDVSEAVRRANEVGFDAVQMIQDDKNRWALYIKPENKEGYSVYPDKEDVNRFFSTLKQAMDNIDKVRMELAHKYYALAEVKPDLKVDLFGSDTPEIDLNRIQRVAIFKTRQDGIQCVATIDGQKLQPRSVTPQQWQRMWVAEDRDGYKRHLAATLFADVLQKGQSVGEQKAEEQVRQQNEVVAENRSEETNDENMSPKRQFWDNLKEKHPDALYLIRAGEVYRLYNEDAAKGADILGITMKKYPERGFSAFAEFPRTQLDSYLPKLVRAGERVAISEIELQDKRQDEQETHRGIHR, encoded by the coding sequence ATGAAAGAAAAGTCGCAAATCGAAAAAAAAGCCGAAGAAAAGCAGACGGAACTGCTGTCTGCCGCACTGGGCGGGGCATCGAACGCCGGCGGCCATTGGCTCAACGTATCGGGCAAGGGATTTCCCCGGCTCTATCCGCAAGGGGTCTCGGCCAGCCCGTTCAATGCCCTCTTTATGGCCTTGCATTCGGACAATAACGGATGCAAGACCAACCTGTTCACGCTTTACAGTGAAACCAAGGCACGGGGGGCTGCGGTACGGGAGCATGAGCAGGGCGTACCGTTCCTGTTCTATAACTGGAACAAGTATGTCAACCGGAACAATCCGAATGAAACCATCGACCGTACCGCCTATCTCCAATTGGACGAAGAGCAGAAGGCACAGTTCAAGGGTGTCCACAACCGAGAAATCCGCACGCTTTTCAATATCGACCAGACGACGTTGCCCTACGTGGACAAGCCGGCTTACGAGGATGCGGTAAAGCAGGACGGCAGTGTTCAGGAAAGAGGATATGCCGAGGCGGACAACCGCAGGTTGCGCACTCGGTTCAACGACTTTCTATTGAAGATGCGGGACAACCTCGTTCCCGTGCGCTCGGACGGTAGCGGAGTTCCTCATTACGAGACGGACAAAGATGCGGTCTATATGCCGCGCCAAAAGGATTTTGAGCATTACCACGATTATGTGCAGGAAGCCTTGCGGCAGATCGTGAGTGCCACAGGACATCAACAACGACTTGCCCGTGAAGGCATGGTCATGAAGAATGGTGTGGCTCCGTCAGAGGATGCGGTAAAATATGAAAGGTTGGTTGTGGAACTGGCTTCGGGTATCAAGATGTTGGAACTGGGACTGCCCGCGCGTTTGTCCGATGCAAGCCTGAAGACGGTGGATTACTGGTGTCGGGAGTTCAAGGAAAACCCGTGTATAATGGACGCTCTCGAAAGCGACGTGAACAATGCGCTTGATGTTATCCGAAAAGCGGAACGGGGCGAGAAAATTGAGTACGCCACCCTGCGAAACAGACGGCAGACCACGACCATGCAGGAACAGATGCCCAAGCATTACTTTGTGGCGAATGAAATCCGCCAGCACCCGGACAAGGCGGCGAAAAGCATCGTCCTCGTCATCGACCGGGAGGCGAAATCGGCGGATGTCATTTTGCCGGCAGGAGCTTCGACCGAGGCGAACAACGAGATTCCCGGCATGAACAAGGGGCGTATCGAACGGGCATTGCAGAAAGAGGGTATCGAGCAGGTGCGTTTCTATAATACTGACGGTGCATTGGGTTACAGACCCGATGACAGCTATTTCAATGAAAAAATGGTGACACTGGCCCGGTTAAGGAACTACACGTTGGAAAAGCTCTCCACGCTGGACGTGTCGGAAGCTGTCAGACGGGCGAATGAGGTCGGGTTCGATGCCGTGCAGATGATTCAGGATGACAAGAACCGTTGGGCACTCTATATCAAGCCGGAAAACAAGGAGGGGTACAGCGTCTATCCCGACAAGGAGGATGTGAACCGTTTTTTCTCCACGCTCAAGCAGGCGATGGACAACATCGACAAGGTACGGATGGAGCTGGCGCACAAGTATTATGCACTGGCGGAGGTCAAACCCGACCTGAAAGTGGATTTGTTCGGCAGCGATACGCCGGAGATTGACCTGAACCGTATTCAGCGTGTTGCCATCTTCAAGACCAGGCAGGATGGAATCCAGTGTGTGGCAACCATCGACGGACAAAAGCTGCAGCCCCGCAGCGTCACTCCACAGCAGTGGCAACGGATGTGGGTGGCGGAAGACCGTGACGGCTACAAGCGGCATTTGGCGGCTACGCTGTTTGCCGATGTGCTGCAAAAGGGACAATCCGTCGGGGAACAGAAAGCGGAAGAGCAGGTACGGCAACAGAATGAGGTGGTGGCGGAAAATCGGTCGGAAGAGACGAATGATGAAAATATGTCTCCGAAACGGCAGTTTTGGGACAACCTCAAGGAAAAGCATCCCGACGCCCTGTATCTGATTCGTGCAGGAGAAGTCTATCGGCTTTATAATGAGGATGCGGCAAAGGGAGCTGATATATTGGGGATTACGATGAAGAAATATCCGGAACGTGGATTTTCGGCTTTCGCAGAGTTCCCAAGGACGCAACTGGACAGCTATCTGCCCAAACTTGTCCGTGCTGGTGAGCGTGTCGCCATCAGTGAGATAGAGCTACAGGATAAACGGCAGGACGAGCAGGAAACACATAGGGGTATTCATAGATAA
- a CDS encoding DUF4099 domain-containing protein, translated as MKKVQIEFDELPFSTLERFGLTREMIEDLPMRVLEDICNGRHSPVLPVRVTDEHGGQIESRSRFAFIRMDDGQVDVVFYPALKSSPLERYDEAQQKQLLDGKAIVADVEMSDGRSSKAFVQIDAETKQVMYVPTPIIARNLKVLAEVMRLGTVEVNGMQHGEPLTVVVGGEPATVGIDLHAKTGIRICSGDAQQWRNQPKREWDKYTFGCYGCWVMDDDGNLDYVSEEDYTEELWNEQKKSGERNRATALHK; from the coding sequence ATGAAAAAAGTTCAGATTGAATTTGATGAATTACCCTTTTCGACACTGGAACGATTCGGTCTTACAAGGGAAATGATCGAGGACTTGCCGATGCGTGTGTTGGAAGACATCTGCAACGGCCGGCATTCTCCCGTGCTTCCCGTGCGTGTCACTGACGAGCATGGCGGGCAAATCGAGAGCCGCAGCCGCTTTGCCTTTATCCGCATGGACGACGGTCAGGTGGATGTGGTGTTCTATCCGGCACTGAAATCCTCTCCACTGGAGCGGTATGACGAAGCACAGCAGAAACAGTTGCTCGACGGCAAGGCGATTGTCGCCGATGTGGAAATGTCGGACGGACGGAGCAGCAAGGCTTTCGTACAGATTGACGCCGAGACGAAACAGGTGATGTATGTCCCCACGCCCATCATCGCACGCAACCTGAAAGTGCTGGCCGAGGTCATGCGCCTCGGTACGGTGGAGGTAAACGGGATGCAGCACGGCGAGCCGCTGACGGTAGTCGTGGGCGGCGAGCCTGCCACAGTGGGCATCGACCTTCATGCCAAGACCGGCATCCGCATCTGTTCGGGCGACGCGCAGCAATGGCGCAACCAACCCAAGCGAGAGTGGGACAAATACACCTTCGGGTGCTACGGCTGCTGGGTCATGGACGATGACGGTAACCTTGACTACGTTTCGGAGGAAGACTACACCGAAGAGCTGTGGAACGAACAGAAGAAGAGCGGCGAGCGCAATCGTGCGACAGCTCTCCATAAGTAA
- a CDS encoding glucosaminidase domain-containing protein produces MTKNQEYALQYADYAMAQMRRYGIPASVTLAQGILESSNGQSRLARNENNHFGIKATSSWIAEGGKYGIYTDDKPNEKFCSYDSVGDSYEHHSRFLKENSRYAGCFKLSPDDYKGWAQSIEKAGYATGGKYAENLQKIIEQNGLQKYDRQVMQEMTAQGRQFGVEHNPLQTSESAEHGTGYSFPVEREEFLFITSPFGTRQDPLDSTKQQMHKGVDIRCKADAVLATESGGKVVAVNQNKNTPGGKSLTVEYARTDGSKVQCTYMHLKEISVKVGDTVQAGGRLGTSGNTGTRTTGEHLHFGVKNIYADGTKRDIDPAAYLAEIAQKGHIKLQMLHNGNDLLVKYKAAEDTVPEKNLSPDGWMKKLLSSEDSGVGISGCNDPIVEMAMTAFASLMLLATQIDNREEEEQKTAISAAMDLRTIDLKPLLPNMKNCDLTIGENGKAILKADNGELHVSRELTASELNRLSATLNNGTLTEEAKQMRVTGMLNTVILSEAASQNFEQGMTRQQGQTENLRR; encoded by the coding sequence ATGACCAAGAATCAGGAATATGCACTGCAATACGCAGATTATGCGATGGCACAGATGCGAAGGTATGGCATCCCGGCTTCCGTCACATTGGCGCAAGGCATACTGGAAAGCAGCAACGGACAGAGCCGTCTGGCAAGGAACGAGAACAACCATTTCGGCATCAAGGCAACTTCCTCGTGGATTGCCGAAGGCGGCAAATACGGAATCTACACCGATGATAAGCCGAATGAAAAGTTCTGCAGCTATGACAGCGTGGGTGATTCATACGAGCATCATTCCCGCTTTTTGAAGGAGAACAGCCGCTATGCCGGTTGCTTCAAACTCTCCCCGGACGATTACAAGGGCTGGGCACAAAGCATTGAGAAAGCCGGTTACGCCACAGGCGGCAAGTATGCCGAGAACCTGCAGAAAATCATTGAGCAGAACGGCTTGCAGAAGTATGACAGACAGGTGATGCAGGAGATGACGGCACAAGGCCGGCAGTTCGGGGTGGAACACAATCCGCTCCAGACTTCCGAGAGTGCGGAACATGGAACGGGGTATTCGTTCCCGGTGGAACGGGAGGAATTTCTGTTCATTACCTCTCCGTTCGGAACACGGCAAGACCCGTTGGACAGCACAAAGCAACAGATGCACAAGGGCGTGGATATCCGTTGCAAAGCCGACGCGGTACTGGCTACGGAGAGCGGCGGCAAGGTCGTGGCGGTAAACCAGAACAAGAATACACCCGGCGGCAAGTCGCTGACGGTGGAATATGCTCGGACGGACGGCAGCAAGGTACAATGTACCTATATGCACCTCAAGGAGATTTCCGTCAAGGTCGGCGATACGGTACAGGCAGGCGGACGGCTTGGCACATCGGGCAATACGGGGACACGGACGACCGGGGAACATCTGCATTTCGGTGTGAAGAATATCTATGCCGACGGGACGAAACGGGATATAGACCCTGCGGCGTATCTGGCTGAAATCGCACAGAAAGGACATATCAAATTGCAAATGCTGCACAACGGAAATGACCTGCTCGTCAAATACAAGGCGGCGGAAGATACCGTGCCTGAAAAGAACCTTTCGCCAGACGGATGGATGAAAAAACTCCTTTCGTCGGAGGATAGCGGTGTGGGAATATCGGGATGCAACGACCCGATTGTGGAGATGGCGATGACCGCTTTCGCCTCCCTGATGCTTTTAGCCACACAGATTGATAACCGGGAGGAAGAGGAACAGAAGACGGCGATATCCGCCGCGATGGATCTTCGTACCATCGACCTGAAGCCGTTGTTGCCGAATATGAAGAACTGCGACCTGACTATCGGCGAGAACGGCAAGGCCATTCTGAAAGCGGACAACGGGGAACTGCATGTCTCGCGGGAGCTGACCGCTTCCGAGCTGAACCGGTTGTCTGCCACGTTGAACAACGGTACACTCACGGAAGAGGCCAAACAGATGCGTGTAACCGGTATGCTGAATACGGTTATCCTGTCGGAAGCGGCCTCACAGAATTTTGAGCAGGGGATGACCCGGCAACAGGGACAAACGGAAAACCTGCGAAGATAA